In Crinalium epipsammum PCC 9333, the following are encoded in one genomic region:
- a CDS encoding non-ribosomal peptide synthetase, which yields MISSLETPTDINNLIDAEEVFVLPVSFSQQRLWFLDQLESGNAFYNQSNAVKLTGKVDVVALEKSFNALVERHEILRTTFVKVDDQPMQVIRPNLTLPMSVIDLRGVVEIDSEVERLAVEHARYIFDLTKAPLLKTTLLQVGDEEYVLLITMQHIISDGWSKGIFIKEIAAFYKAFSTGKPAFLPELSIQYADYALWQRDRIKGELLEKHLNYWKNQLQDATPLLELPTDRPRPPIQTYQGAVETLALPKTLTDALKNLSRQKNVTLFMTLIAAFKTLLYRYTGQYDILVGSPIANRQRAELEQLIGLFVNTLVLRTDLSENPSFDELLRRVQQVALDAYAHQDLPFEKLVEELQPERNLSYAPLFQVMFVLHNAPMPPLQLPGLKLEILDIDSKVAQFDLTLHLFDKPEGLTGWFEYSTDLFDRATIQRLIGHFETLLAGIVNNSEQKVSELPILTAAEQQQLLFEWNNTQTDYPLNQCLHELIEAQVEKTPDDIAVVFQNQELTYQELNHRANQLAHYLQKVGVKPETLVGVCMERSLELVIALLGILKAGGAYVPLDPSYPSERLAFMLEDAEFSVILSQQKLVETFPETSLHEDKPQIFCLDTGWQILAQESINNPISNIKPDNLAYVIYTSGSTGKPKGAMNTHKGICNRLLWMQDTYQLTTADRVLQKTPFSFDVSVWEFFLPLLTGARLVVSKPEGHKDRDYLVDAIAQYQITTLHFVPSMLQKFLEAESLDKCQSLQQVMCSGEALPYELQQHFFTKLPKVKLHNLYGPTEAAIDVTFWECQSNSELKIVPIGRPIANTQLYILDSYLQPVPIGIPGELHIGGVGVARGYLNRPELTKEKFIPNLFLTSTLQGEGVGGLGSNLYKTGDLVRYLPDGNIEYLGRIDNQVKIRGFRIELGEIETVLTEHPAVKQSIVITREDRTGTKQLVAYIVFLNRRCEQINADDADVKEDFADLCKKFNVDEFLVNFELDLRRYLKEKLPEYMIPTAFVVLESLPLTHNGKIDRKALPAPNYNREELASNFVAPQTQEEKLLAEIWAQVLGLEKVGVRDNFFALGGDSIRSIQVQSLAQKQGFSFSLHQLFQYQTIYELVQQLQPTTADTTTNLVAAFSLISESDRKKIPENIEDAYPLARLQAGMLFHSQYSEESATYHDIFSFYLKAPFDAEILQEAIENIVNRHPVLRTSFDLKSFSEPLQLVHQTANLALQVEDLQHLSASEQSEKINAWLEAEKQQHFDLSQPGLLRFQIHLRSAKTFQISVSFHHVILDGWSVAAMLTELFQDYLSVEAGYIASLQPELLSKFRDFVVLEREAIASPSYQDYWQTKLSDRNIAKLPRWHSSQRSEIREIRSQQVVISSEICEGIKQLTKSAAVPLKSVLLTAHLRVLSILSGQSDIISGLVVNGRPEQTDGEKVLGMFLNTLPFRLQLTGGTWTELVQQVFAAESELLPYRCYPLAELQKYSGGQPLFEAAFNFVNFHVYQGLQDFPEIEVLDARVFEATDIPLFTDFSVDPFSQQVKIILQYDAQEFCVEQIDAIALYYLRCLEAMAKEPQERYEVRSLLSEQEQHQLLIEWNNTKKDYPQDQCIHQLFEAQVERTPDAVAVVFEGQQLTYRQLNEKANQLAHYLQKLGVKPEVSVGICVERSLEMLVGILGIVKAGGAYLPLDPAYPDQRLAFMLADAQVSILLTQQSVETLYATSLQEKRVVYLDTDWQLISQESQKNPETTVKPENLVYVIYTSGSTGQSKGVAVQHSNLVNAYFAWEEAYQLHQVTSHLQMASFSFDVFSGDMVRALCSGGKLVLCPRDLLLTPHQLYELMQREKIDCAEFVPVVLRNLIQYLEDTSNSLEFMRLLICGSDSWYGSEYQKFRQFCGSQTRLINSFGVTEATIDSAYFESADTNSLPLLRGGLGRGSTQQLVPIGKPFANTQLYILDNYLQPVPVGVYGELYIGGAGVTRGYLNRPELTADKFINNPFNLAEKLYKTGDIARYLPDGNIEFIGRSDDQVKIRGFRIELAEIEAVLSQHPEVQQAVITVREAQPNQKSLVGYFVSNVETLSATPLPNTKSIDLRSFLQERLPEYMVPAAFVELVELPLTPNGKVDRKSLPAPDSTNSNLATDFTSARNTVEEQLANIWADVLRLTQVGIYDNFFELGGDSILSIQIIAKANQAGLNLTPKLLFQYPTIAELAAAAGTNQIIHTEQTPVTGNVPLTPIQNWFFEENFVDAHHWNQAVLLEVKQPLKSAILEKATQQLLIHHDALRLRFVKGESGWQQFNAEPNHIIPLIVKDLSALSSTEQLLEMEAVADELQASLDLTAGKIVRFGLFNLGITSRLLIVIHHLAVDGVSWRILIEDLQTAYAQLEQGKTVQLPRKTTSFKYWSERLSKYARSLSIQPELNYWLEQAKQPVSRMPLDWVDGVNTVATSHTLSVSLSVEETQLLLQEVPKLYRTQINDVLLTALLQVFNHWTGQTSLLIDLEGHGREELFDDIDISRTIGWFTSVFPVRLHTEQLTNSVETLKSVKEQLRSIPNRGIGYGLLRYLNSDRLQLAKLPQAEISFNYLGQFDQTFTESTLFDLAKESAGASQSKREHRTYLLEINGLVTGGQVQFDWTYSEAVHHRSTIESLAQSFIEALKSLINQSQLKDAIAYTPSDFSEFEWSQWNQSDIDDILTAIGEV from the coding sequence ATGATCTCCTCCTTGGAAACTCCAACTGACATAAATAACTTAATTGATGCCGAAGAAGTTTTTGTTTTGCCTGTATCTTTTTCGCAGCAACGTCTATGGTTTCTCGATCAGTTAGAATCTGGCAATGCTTTTTACAACCAATCTAATGCAGTCAAACTCACAGGTAAAGTTGATGTAGTCGCTTTAGAAAAAAGCTTTAACGCATTAGTTGAGCGTCACGAAATTTTAAGAACAACTTTTGTCAAAGTTGACGACCAACCAATGCAGGTAATCAGACCTAACCTGACATTACCAATGTCAGTAATAGATTTGCGTGGCGTAGTAGAAATTGACTCCGAAGTAGAACGCCTTGCTGTTGAACACGCCCGCTATATTTTCGACCTAACTAAAGCGCCATTACTCAAAACTACTTTGCTACAAGTTGGAGATGAGGAATATGTATTGCTAATTACGATGCAACACATTATTTCTGATGGTTGGTCGAAAGGAATTTTTATTAAAGAAATTGCTGCATTTTATAAAGCTTTTTCTACAGGTAAACCTGCCTTTCTACCTGAACTGTCAATTCAGTATGCAGATTATGCTCTGTGGCAACGCGATCGCATAAAGGGAGAATTATTAGAAAAGCACTTAAATTACTGGAAAAATCAGTTACAGGACGCAACTCCGTTATTAGAATTGCCAACTGATCGACCCCGCCCCCCCATTCAAACTTATCAAGGTGCTGTCGAAACACTGGCGCTGCCAAAAACTCTTACTGATGCGCTGAAAAATCTCAGTCGCCAGAAAAATGTTACCTTATTTATGACCTTAATTGCAGCTTTCAAAACGCTGCTGTATCGCTACACAGGTCAATATGACATTCTTGTTGGTTCCCCAATTGCTAATCGTCAACGTGCTGAATTAGAACAACTAATTGGCTTATTTGTTAATACTTTAGTTTTACGCACAGATTTATCTGAAAATCCCAGTTTTGATGAGTTGCTGCGGCGAGTACAGCAGGTAGCTTTAGATGCTTATGCTCATCAAGATTTACCTTTTGAAAAGTTAGTTGAAGAATTACAGCCAGAAAGAAATCTTAGCTATGCGCCTTTATTTCAGGTAATGTTTGTGCTGCACAATGCGCCGATGCCGCCGTTGCAGCTTCCTGGGTTAAAGTTGGAAATTCTGGATATTGATAGCAAAGTCGCACAGTTTGATTTAACTTTGCACTTATTCGACAAACCTGAAGGTTTAACGGGTTGGTTTGAATACAGTACAGATTTATTCGATCGCGCCACAATTCAACGCTTAATCGGTCATTTTGAAACTTTATTAGCAGGTATTGTTAATAACTCCGAGCAAAAAGTTTCAGAATTACCAATATTAACAGCAGCCGAACAGCAGCAATTATTATTTGAATGGAATAATACTCAAACTGATTATCCTTTAAATCAATGCCTGCACGAGTTAATAGAAGCGCAGGTTGAGAAAACGCCAGATGATATTGCCGTAGTTTTTCAAAATCAAGAATTAACTTATCAAGAGTTAAATCATCGCGCCAATCAACTCGCTCATTACTTACAAAAAGTTGGGGTTAAACCAGAAACATTAGTCGGCGTTTGTATGGAGCGATCGCTTGAGCTTGTAATCGCTCTTTTAGGGATTTTAAAAGCGGGTGGTGCTTATGTACCGCTAGATCCTAGCTATCCTTCGGAACGTCTAGCTTTTATGCTGGAAGATGCCGAATTTTCGGTTATTCTTAGCCAGCAAAAGTTGGTAGAGACGTTTCCTGAAACATCTTTACATGAAGATAAACCGCAAATATTTTGCTTAGATACAGGATGGCAAATATTAGCGCAAGAAAGCATTAATAACCCTATTAGTAATATTAAGCCTGATAACTTAGCCTATGTAATTTATACTTCTGGTTCTACTGGCAAGCCAAAAGGAGCGATGAATACTCACAAAGGTATTTGTAATCGCTTGCTATGGATGCAAGATACTTATCAACTAACAACAGCAGATCGGGTTTTGCAAAAAACTCCTTTTAGTTTTGATGTATCGGTATGGGAGTTTTTCTTACCTTTATTAACAGGTGCTAGATTAGTTGTATCTAAACCGGAGGGGCATAAAGATAGGGATTATTTGGTAGATGCGATCGCGCAATATCAAATCACTACACTGCACTTTGTCCCCTCAATGCTACAAAAGTTTTTAGAGGCAGAAAGTTTAGACAAATGCCAGAGTTTGCAGCAAGTAATGTGTAGCGGTGAAGCCTTACCTTATGAACTGCAACAGCACTTTTTTACCAAGTTGCCAAAAGTAAAATTACACAATCTTTACGGACCAACTGAAGCCGCAATAGATGTTACTTTTTGGGAATGCCAGTCTAATAGTGAGCTAAAAATAGTTCCTATCGGTCGTCCTATTGCTAATACACAACTGTATATTCTTGATTCTTATTTACAACCTGTACCGATTGGTATTCCAGGCGAGTTGCACATCGGCGGCGTTGGTGTAGCTAGAGGTTATTTAAATCGACCAGAATTAACAAAAGAAAAGTTTATTCCTAATTTATTTTTGACCTCTACTCTGCAAGGGGAGGGGGTTGGGGGGTTAGGTTCCAACCTTTACAAAACTGGTGATTTAGTTCGCTATCTTCCCGATGGCAATATTGAATATTTGGGACGCATCGACAACCAAGTTAAAATACGCGGTTTTCGCATTGAATTAGGCGAAATTGAAACTGTATTAACAGAACATCCCGCAGTAAAGCAATCTATTGTTATTACGAGGGAAGATCGGACAGGCACTAAACAATTGGTGGCGTATATTGTTTTTCTTAATCGCAGATGTGAGCAGATAAACGCAGATGACGCAGATGTTAAAGAAGATTTTGCTGATTTGTGTAAGAAGTTTAATGTAGACGAATTTTTAGTAAATTTTGAATTAGATTTACGTCGCTACTTAAAAGAAAAATTACCTGAATATATGATTCCTACTGCTTTTGTAGTATTGGAATCTCTGCCACTTACACATAATGGAAAAATTGACCGTAAAGCTTTACCTGCACCAAATTATAACCGAGAAGAATTAGCATCAAACTTTGTTGCACCTCAAACTCAGGAAGAAAAGCTATTAGCTGAAATTTGGGCGCAGGTTCTTGGATTAGAAAAGGTTGGGGTTAGGGATAATTTCTTTGCGTTAGGTGGAGATTCAATCCGCAGTATTCAAGTGCAATCTTTAGCACAGAAGCAAGGATTTAGCTTTTCACTTCATCAACTTTTTCAATACCAAACCATTTATGAGCTAGTTCAACAACTGCAACCAACGACAGCAGACACAACAACAAATTTAGTAGCAGCATTCAGTTTAATTTCTGAAAGCGATCGGAAAAAAATACCTGAAAATATAGAAGATGCTTATCCTCTCGCCAGACTGCAAGCGGGAATGCTTTTTCACAGCCAATACAGCGAGGAAAGCGCAACCTATCACGATATTTTTAGCTTTTACTTAAAAGCACCTTTTGATGCTGAAATTTTGCAGGAGGCTATCGAAAATATTGTTAATCGCCATCCAGTTTTAAGAACTTCATTTGACTTAAAAAGTTTTAGCGAACCTCTGCAATTAGTGCATCAAACCGCAAATCTGGCGTTGCAGGTAGAAGATTTGCAGCATTTATCCGCTTCCGAACAATCAGAAAAAATTAATGCTTGGTTAGAAGCGGAAAAACAACAGCATTTTGATTTGAGTCAGCCTGGTTTATTGCGATTCCAAATTCATCTTCGTAGTGCAAAAACATTTCAAATCAGCGTTAGTTTCCACCATGTAATTTTGGATGGGTGGAGTGTCGCCGCCATGCTAACTGAGTTATTCCAAGATTACCTATCCGTAGAGGCGGGATATATTGCGTCTCTACAACCGGAATTGCTGAGTAAATTTAGAGATTTTGTAGTATTAGAGCGAGAAGCGATCGCTTCCCCATCCTACCAAGATTACTGGCAGACAAAATTAAGCGATCGCAATATCGCTAAACTACCTCGTTGGCATAGTTCTCAGCGTTCAGAAATCAGAGAAATTCGCAGCCAGCAAGTAGTAATATCCTCTGAAATTTGTGAAGGAATTAAACAGTTAACTAAATCCGCAGCAGTTCCACTTAAAAGTGTCTTACTAACGGCACATTTGCGCGTATTAAGTATCCTTAGCGGTCAATCAGATATTATTAGCGGTTTAGTAGTTAATGGCAGACCAGAACAAACTGATGGCGAAAAAGTTTTGGGAATGTTCCTCAATACTCTGCCGTTCCGGTTGCAATTAACTGGGGGAACTTGGACAGAGTTAGTACAACAAGTATTTGCGGCTGAAAGTGAGTTATTGCCATACCGTTGCTATCCCTTAGCAGAATTGCAAAAGTACAGTGGCGGTCAGCCTTTGTTTGAGGCAGCATTTAACTTTGTCAATTTCCACGTTTACCAAGGTCTGCAAGATTTCCCTGAAATAGAAGTTTTAGATGCGCGGGTTTTTGAAGCTACAGATATTCCCTTGTTTACTGATTTCAGCGTCGATCCCTTCTCGCAACAGGTAAAAATCATCCTTCAGTATGATGCACAGGAATTTTGCGTTGAACAAATTGATGCGATCGCCCTTTATTACTTGCGTTGTTTAGAAGCAATGGCTAAGGAACCGCAGGAACGGTATGAAGTGCGATCGCTTTTATCTGAGCAAGAACAGCATCAACTCTTAATTGAGTGGAATAACACCAAAAAAGACTATCCCCAAGATCAGTGTATTCATCAGTTATTTGAGGCTCAAGTAGAACGCACACCGGACGCTGTAGCCGTCGTTTTTGAGGGTCAACAACTAACCTATCGTCAGCTAAACGAAAAAGCCAATCAACTAGCGCATTACCTGCAAAAACTGGGAGTTAAACCAGAAGTATCAGTCGGGATATGTGTAGAACGTTCCTTAGAAATGCTTGTTGGTATCCTTGGCATTGTCAAAGCAGGTGGCGCTTATCTGCCATTAGATCCAGCTTATCCCGATCAACGTTTAGCTTTCATGCTGGCAGATGCTCAAGTTTCCATTCTCCTAACCCAACAAAGTGTAGAGACGTTGTATGCAACGTCTCTACAGGAGAAACGGGTTGTTTATTTAGATACAGATTGGCAGTTAATTTCTCAAGAAAGCCAGAAAAACCCAGAAACCACCGTCAAACCAGAAAATCTGGTTTATGTAATTTATACTTCCGGTTCTACTGGTCAATCTAAAGGGGTAGCAGTTCAGCACAGCAACTTAGTTAACGCTTATTTTGCCTGGGAGGAAGCTTATCAATTGCATCAGGTAACGTCTCACCTGCAAATGGCAAGCTTTTCCTTCGATGTATTTTCTGGGGACATGGTTCGCGCTTTGTGTTCTGGCGGTAAGTTGGTGTTGTGTCCCAGAGATTTATTGCTGACACCGCATCAGCTTTATGAGTTGATGCAACGGGAAAAAATCGACTGTGCCGAATTTGTGCCAGTAGTTTTAAGAAACCTGATCCAATATCTAGAAGACACAAGTAACAGTCTCGAATTTATGCGGCTGCTGATTTGTGGTTCAGATAGCTGGTATGGTTCGGAGTATCAAAAATTCCGTCAATTCTGCGGCTCTCAAACGCGATTAATTAACTCTTTTGGTGTTACTGAAGCAACGATTGATAGCGCGTATTTTGAAAGCGCGGATACTAACTCCCTCCCCTTACTAAGGGGAGGGTTGGGGAGGGGTTCTACTCAACAATTAGTACCAATCGGCAAACCATTCGCTAATACCCAGCTTTATATCTTAGATAACTATTTGCAGCCTGTACCAGTAGGGGTTTACGGCGAACTTTACATCGGCGGTGCTGGTGTAACTCGCGGTTATCTCAACCGTCCCGAATTAACTGCTGATAAGTTTATTAATAACCCCTTTAATCTTGCGGAGAAACTCTACAAAACTGGTGATATTGCTCGTTATTTACCAGATGGAAATATTGAGTTTATTGGGCGTAGCGATGATCAAGTTAAAATTCGCGGTTTCAGGATTGAGTTAGCAGAAATTGAGGCTGTATTATCCCAGCATCCAGAAGTACAACAAGCTGTAATTACAGTCAGGGAAGCACAACCAAATCAAAAAAGTCTTGTAGGCTATTTTGTTTCTAATGTAGAGACTTTATCTGCAACGCCTCTACCTAATACCAAATCCATTGATTTACGCAGTTTTCTCCAAGAAAGATTGCCGGAATATATGGTTCCTGCCGCATTTGTGGAGTTAGTGGAATTACCGCTTACCCCGAATGGAAAGGTAGATAGAAAATCTTTGCCAGCACCAGATTCAACTAACTCAAACTTGGCAACAGATTTCACATCTGCACGTAATACTGTGGAAGAACAATTAGCCAATATCTGGGCTGATGTTCTGCGCCTTACTCAAGTAGGCATTTACGATAACTTCTTTGAGTTAGGTGGAGATTCAATTCTCAGTATTCAAATTATTGCTAAAGCTAATCAAGCTGGTTTAAATCTCACTCCTAAATTACTATTTCAATATCCAACGATTGCAGAATTAGCCGCAGCAGCAGGTACGAACCAGATAATTCATACCGAACAAACTCCTGTAACTGGTAATGTGCCACTGACACCAATTCAAAATTGGTTTTTTGAGGAAAATTTTGTCGATGCCCACCACTGGAACCAAGCAGTATTACTAGAAGTAAAACAACCGCTAAAATCAGCAATCTTAGAAAAGGCTACACAACAGTTATTAATACATCACGATGCTTTACGTTTACGATTTGTTAAAGGTGAATCTGGTTGGCAACAATTTAATGCCGAACCGAATCATATTATCCCTCTGATAGTAAAAGATTTATCAGCACTTTCATCGACAGAGCAATTATTAGAAATGGAAGCTGTTGCTGATGAATTACAAGCTAGTCTAGATTTAACAGCCGGAAAAATAGTTAGGTTTGGATTATTTAATTTAGGCATAACCAGCCGATTGCTAATTGTGATTCATCACTTAGCAGTTGATGGTGTTTCTTGGCGAATTTTGATTGAAGATTTACAGACAGCATACGCCCAACTTGAACAAGGTAAAACGGTACAGTTACCCCGCAAAACAACTTCTTTTAAATATTGGTCTGAAAGACTGTCAAAATATGCGCGATCGCTCTCTATCCAGCCAGAACTTAATTATTGGTTAGAACAAGCAAAACAACCAGTATCTAGAATGCCTTTAGACTGGGTTGATGGCGTAAATACGGTAGCAACTTCTCACACTCTATCGGTATCTTTAAGCGTTGAAGAAACACAATTATTACTACAAGAAGTTCCTAAACTTTACCGTACTCAAATCAACGATGTATTGCTGACAGCATTGTTACAAGTTTTCAACCACTGGACAGGGCAAACATCACTATTAATTGATTTAGAAGGACACGGACGAGAAGAACTGTTTGATGATATAGATATTTCTCGCACAATTGGTTGGTTTACTTCTGTTTTTCCTGTGCGGTTGCACACAGAACAATTAACTAATTCAGTAGAGACTTTAAAATCAGTTAAAGAGCAACTGCGGAGTATTCCGAATCGCGGGATTGGTTACGGTTTATTGCGCTATCTAAATAGCGATCGCCTTCAATTAGCTAAATTGCCTCAAGCAGAAATTAGTTTTAACTATCTCGGTCAATTCGATCAAACTTTTACTGAATCCACTTTATTCGATTTAGCTAAAGAATCTGCTGGTGCGTCCCAAAGTAAGCGCGAACATCGCACTTATTTACTAGAAATTAACGGTTTGGTCACTGGCGGGCAAGTCCAATTTGACTGGACTTATAGCGAGGCAGTTCATCACCGCAGCACGATTGAAAGTTTGGCACAGAGTTTTATTGAGGCTTTGAAATCATTGATTAATCAAAGTCAGTTAAAGGATGCGATCGCGTACACTCCTTCTGATTTTTCAGAATTTGAGTGGAGTCAGTGGAACCAATCAGATATTGACGATATTTTGACAGCAATAGGAGAGGTGTGA